Proteins from a genomic interval of Deltaproteobacteria bacterium:
- a CDS encoding metallophosphoesterase family protein has translation MRIALISDLHGNEVALRAVLADADRVGCDEIICLGDVATLGPAPNAVIQLLRERTTRRILGNHDDFMLKRDLIHSYTETPIVVESVEWCRARLSDDEVAFLRTFQASLAIPLDGQATLVLFHGTLRSHMEDLLATTPPEEVDEMLMGRRGTVMAGGHTHLQMTRQHRGVLIVNPGSVGLPFQEHPDGCPPTLLCHAEYAMIEAANGAVAVQLRRVPVDRAAMAAAIAATDNPIRHYLLEQYR, from the coding sequence ATGCGGATCGCGCTCATCTCCGACCTGCACGGCAACGAGGTCGCGCTTCGTGCCGTGCTTGCGGATGCCGACCGGGTGGGCTGCGACGAGATCATCTGTCTCGGCGACGTCGCGACGCTGGGTCCGGCCCCGAACGCGGTGATCCAGCTGCTGCGCGAGCGCACCACCCGCCGCATCCTCGGCAACCACGACGACTTCATGCTGAAGCGCGACCTCATCCATAGCTACACCGAGACGCCGATCGTGGTGGAGAGCGTCGAGTGGTGCCGTGCCCGGCTCTCCGACGACGAGGTCGCGTTTCTCCGCACGTTCCAGGCGAGCCTCGCGATCCCGCTCGACGGGCAAGCGACCCTGGTGCTCTTCCACGGCACGCTGCGCTCGCACATGGAGGATCTCCTCGCGACGACGCCGCCCGAGGAGGTCGACGAGATGCTGATGGGACGGCGCGGGACGGTGATGGCGGGCGGCCATACGCACCTCCAGATGACGCGCCAGCATCGCGGCGTCTTGATCGTGAATCCCGGCAGCGTCGGGCTGCCGTTCCAGGAGCACCCCGACGGCTGCCCCCCCACGCTCCTCTGCCACGCCGAATACGCGATGATCGAAGCGGCCAACGGCGCCGTCGCGGTCCAGCTCCGGCGCGTGCCGGTCGACAGGGCGGCCATGGCGGCCGCGATCGCCGCCACCGACAACCCGATCCGCCACTACCTGCTCGAGCAGTACCGCTAG